The genomic stretch CAAAGTAACAGTCGACGACCGACAAACCGGGGCCATTGGCGAGGGTCTATTGGTGCTCTTAGGTGTCCACAAGGACGACGAGCAAAAGGATATCACCTGGCTGACAGATAAGATCATCAATCTGCGGATTTTTGAGGACGAAGACGGCAAGATGAACCACTCGCTGATCGACACCAGAGGTTCGATGCTCATCGTGTCCCAGTTCACCCTGCTGGCAGACTGTCGCAAAGGTCGTCGTCCCTCCTGGTCAGAAGCTGCACCGCCGGACAAGGCGCGGCAGC from Candidatus Electrothrix communis encodes the following:
- the dtd gene encoding D-aminoacyl-tRNA deacylase — encoded protein: MRAVIQRVTSAKVTVDDRQTGAIGEGLLVLLGVHKDDEQKDITWLTDKIINLRIFEDEDGKMNHSLIDTRGSMLIVSQFTLLADCRKGRRPSWSEAAPPDKARQLYEEFIQAVADSGITTATGEFQAMMEVSLVNSGPVTILLDSHKKF